In Buchnera aphidicola (Aphis nasturtii), the genomic stretch TTGAAGGAATTTGAAATGGTTCATATATAAAAGAACGTATTATAAAAACAATAAATAGCATTGGAAATAACGATGATATAAATTGGAAAATATTTTTTTGATTTTTAAAAAATATTTTTTTGTTTGAGAAAATTATATTTCTTTTTTTTTATTAAAAAAATAATTGATAATCGATTGAATATGAGTAAAAAACCAAAAAAAACCAGTAAATAATGTACTAAATATTATAAATAAAGTTAATATGTTAGGCATTTTTTTCTCTTTTTAATTATTAATGTTTAAAATAGTAAGAAACGCTGTTTTTGGCATATTAACATTGCCTATTTTTTTCATTCTTTTTTTTCCATCTTTTTGTTTTTTTAGCAATTTCTTTTTCCTACTAATATCACCACCATAACATTTAGCTAATACATTTTTTCTTAATTGTTTAATTGTAGCTCTAGCAATAATTACGTTATTTATGATTGCTTGAATACTAATATCAAATTGATGCCTAGGTATGAGTATTTTCATTTTTTCAACTATTTCGCGAGCTCGATATTGTGCATGTTTATAATATGTAAGAGTAGTTAATGCATCAACTCGTTTTGAATTAATTAATATATCTATGCGAACAATTTTAACTGATTTAAAATGTTTAAAATCATATTCTAGCGAAGCATATCCACTAGAAATTGATTTTAATTCATCAAAAAAATTTAAAACAACTTCACTCATTGGTATATAATACTTTAAAGCAACTTGACTTTCATAATATACTAAATCAATTTGTACCCCTCTTTTTTTTATACATAATTTCATTATTGAACCAAGAAATCTAGGGGGTAATAAAATATTACATTCAGCAATTGGCTCTTTAATTTTTTTAATTATATTCGTCATAGGAAAATTTGAAGGACTGTCTAAATAAATTTTTTTCCCATTAGTTAATTCTATTTGATAAATAACAGTTGGAGCAGTTGAAATTAAATCAAGCGAATATTCTCGTTCTAATCGAGCTTGTACAATTTCCATATGCAATAAACCTAAAAATCCACATCTAAAACCAAATCCAAGAGCATTTGAATTTTCTGGTTCATAAAATAAAGAAGAATCGTTTAAACTTAGTTTTTCTAACGCATCTCTAAACGTTTCATATTGATCTGATGTAACAGGAAATAGACCTGCATAAATTTGTGGTTTTATCTGCTTAAATCCAGCTAACATTTTTTTTGACGGATTATAATAATTAGTTAAGGTATCCCCAACTGGTGCTGCAGAAACATTTTTAATACCACATATGATCCAACCTACTTCACCACATCGTAATTTTTTTTTATTTATTTTTTTAGGTGTAAAAATACCTACTTGATCAACTATATAGCTTTTACCAGTGCTCATTACTTGTATTTTGTCTTTTATAGATATAAATCCATTTTTAATTCTTATTAAAGAAACTACACCTAAATAATTATCAAACCATGAATCAATTATAATTGCCTGTAATGGTTTTTTTTCATCTCCATTTGGATGAGGAATTTGACTGATAATTTTTTCAATAAGATGTGGAATACCTTTTCCGGTTTTAGCTGAACACTGAACAGCATGAAATGCGGAGATTCCAATAATATCTTCAATATCTTTTATAACTCGTTCTGTATTTGAGCTGGGTAAATCAATTTTATTTAAAACTGGGAGAATAGATAAGTTCATTTCTAAAGCAGTATAACAATTAGCTAATGTTTGTGCTTCTATACCTTGGGTCGTATCAATAACTAATAATGCACCTTCACAGGCTGCTAACGATCTAGATACTTCATAAGAAAAATTTACATGACCAGGTGTGTCAATAAAATTTAGTTGAAAAACATTTCCTGTTTTATCCGTATAATCAATCATAACACTCTGTGCTTTAATGGTGATCCCTCTTTCTTTTTCTAAATCCATAGAATCTAAAATTTGATCAGACATTTCTCTTTCAGATAATCCTCCACATTCTTGAATTAAACGATCAGATAAAGTTGATTTTCCATGATCAATATGAGCGATAATAGAGAAATTTCTTATATTTTTCATTTTTTTAATTTAACTTATTTAAAATGCATTAAAAATATTTAATTTTAATTTAAAATTTATTTTATATTAATATTTTTTAAAAGTATAAATATTTAATATATTTCTTATGTTTATTTCAATATAATATATGCTAATTATTATTCATTGTATTTAATAAATAATATTATTTTGAACAATTTTTTAAAATTATACATCAATTATATTTTGGTTTGAACATTATTCAATTTAATATTCTTTTAATAAAAAAATAAGATGTCATTTTTTATGAGAAATCAAAAAAAAAAAGTTATTGTTGCCATGTCTGGAGGTGTAGATTCATCTGTGGCTGCATGGTTTTTAAAAAAAAAGTCTTATGTAGTCGAAGGCTTATTTATGAAAAATTGGGAGGAAGACGACAAAGATGGTTATTGTCATGCAGCACAAGATTTATACGATACTGAGAATGTTTGTAAAAAATTAAACATTTATCTTCATAAAATAAATTTTTCTCAAGAATATTGGGAGAAAGTATTTAAGAATTTTTTAAACCAATACAAAAAAGGAAAAACTCCTAATCCTGATATATTATGTAATAAAGAAATCAAATTTAAACTATTTTTTGATTATTCTATTATACAACTTAAAGCAGATTATATTGCCACTGGTCATTACGCTCGTATTTTAAAAAAAAATGGAATTAATTATCTTTTAAAAGGAATAGATAAAAATAAAGATCAAAGTTATTTTTTATATACTTTAAATACTAAGCAATTAGAAAAAATTTTATTTCCTATTGGTAAATATAAAAAATATCAAATTAGAATAATCGCAAAAAAAATAGGTTTAAAAGTTGCAGAAAAAAAAGATTCTACTGGAATTTGCTTTATAGGTCCAAAAAATATAAATATTTTTCTTTCTAGTTATCTTAAAGAAAAAAACGGTAATATAATTACAATTAATGGAGAAATTATTGGAAAACATCATGGCTTGTTTTATTATACTTTAGGTCAACGTAAAGGTTTAAAAATTGGAGGAATGAAAGAAAAATATAGTATGCCATGGTATGTAGTTGATAAAAATGTAAAAACAAACTCATTAATTGTAGCGC encodes the following:
- the lepA gene encoding translation elongation factor 4, producing MKNIRNFSIIAHIDHGKSTLSDRLIQECGGLSEREMSDQILDSMDLEKERGITIKAQSVMIDYTDKTGNVFQLNFIDTPGHVNFSYEVSRSLAACEGALLVIDTTQGIEAQTLANCYTALEMNLSILPVLNKIDLPSSNTERVIKDIEDIIGISAFHAVQCSAKTGKGIPHLIEKIISQIPHPNGDEKKPLQAIIIDSWFDNYLGVVSLIRIKNGFISIKDKIQVMSTGKSYIVDQVGIFTPKKINKKKLRCGEVGWIICGIKNVSAAPVGDTLTNYYNPSKKMLAGFKQIKPQIYAGLFPVTSDQYETFRDALEKLSLNDSSLFYEPENSNALGFGFRCGFLGLLHMEIVQARLEREYSLDLISTAPTVIYQIELTNGKKIYLDSPSNFPMTNIIKKIKEPIAECNILLPPRFLGSIMKLCIKKRGVQIDLVYYESQVALKYYIPMSEVVLNFFDELKSISSGYASLEYDFKHFKSVKIVRIDILINSKRVDALTTLTYYKHAQYRAREIVEKMKILIPRHQFDISIQAIINNVIIARATIKQLRKNVLAKCYGGDISRKKKLLKKQKDGKKRMKKIGNVNMPKTAFLTILNINN
- the mnmA gene encoding tRNA 2-thiouridine(34) synthase MnmA, whose translation is MRNQKKKVIVAMSGGVDSSVAAWFLKKKSYVVEGLFMKNWEEDDKDGYCHAAQDLYDTENVCKKLNIYLHKINFSQEYWEKVFKNFLNQYKKGKTPNPDILCNKEIKFKLFFDYSIIQLKADYIATGHYARILKKNGINYLLKGIDKNKDQSYFLYTLNTKQLEKILFPIGKYKKYQIRIIAKKIGLKVAEKKDSTGICFIGPKNINIFLSSYLKEKNGNIITINGEIIGKHHGLFYYTLGQRKGLKIGGMKEKYSMPWYVVDKNVKTNSLIVAQGSNNVYLMSIGLIAEKVNWINNITFKLPFFCKVKTRYRQHDISCRIKYIDNLYTKVLFDLPVLAITPGQSVVFYLSDICIGGGIIKYKLPLI